The following are encoded together in the Brassica napus cultivar Da-Ae chromosome A9, Da-Ae, whole genome shotgun sequence genome:
- the LOC125578512 gene encoding uncharacterized protein LOC125578512, which produces MDGFGSNPRTLAVDQWMEIVNGKGYGVGGATQFHPTKSSTSDFKLSIPPPPGAVPTTRTSAHVPVPWSFITPETKRKKRIATYKAYAMEDKVKTTVKKGFHWIKNRCSQIIH; this is translated from the coding sequence ATGGACGGGTTCGGGTCTAATCCGAGGACACTCGCCGTTGACCAATGGATGGAGATAGTTAACGGTAAGGGTTACGGCGTTGGTGGAGCAACCCAGTTTCACCCGACCAAGTCCAGCACGTCGGATTTTAAGCTGTCTATCCCACCTCCGCCGGGAGCAGTTCCGACGACACGTACGAGTGCACATGTTCCTGTCCCGTGGAGTTTCATCACCCCGGAAacgaagagaaagaagagaatcGCGACGTACAAAGCATACGCGATGGAAGATAAAGTTAAAACCACGGTTAAAAAAGGGTTTCACTGGATCAAGAACAGGTGCTCCCAGATTATACATTGa